One stretch of Arachis hypogaea cultivar Tifrunner chromosome 20, arahy.Tifrunner.gnm2.J5K5, whole genome shotgun sequence DNA includes these proteins:
- the LOC140182768 gene encoding uncharacterized protein, protein MSSKYFFKARTILAPTLDIVEEVNNHLMAIIPGGKKLYLNSDSICMNEGNMESQLDLYGPELLNSINCSDLPPHKLILKVGIPVMLLRNIDQSSGFCNGTRLQVRKLGNHVIECEVLTGNNVGHIALIPRMNMVPTNATVPVRFQRRQFP, encoded by the coding sequence ATGTCCTCAAAGTATTTTTTCAAAGCAAGAACTATACTGGCTCCCACGCTGGACATTGTTGAAGAGGTCAACAACCATCTGATGGCTATTATTCCTGGAGGGAAAAAATTATATCTCAATTCAGATTCGATTTGTATGAATGAAGGGAATATGGAGAGCCAACTAGATCTCTATGGTCCTGAATTACTGAATAGCATAAATTGCTCTGATTTACCTccacataaattaatactcaaggtTGGTATTCCGGTGATGTTACTGAGGAATATTGACCAATCCAGTGGTTTTTGTAATGGTACAAGGCTACAAGTTAGGAAGCTTGGAAATCATGTCATAGAATGTGAAGTCTTAACGGGTAACAATGTTGGTCATATTGCTTTGATTCCAAGAATGAATATGGTACCAACAAATGCAACCGTCCCAGTTAGATTCCAACGAAGACAGTTTCCATAA
- the LOC112784484 gene encoding uncharacterized protein → MVRDALESKTREEESQKQGRTVGRGEVWILKHKRPDGSYLHKEAQRIGEKIIEIEQLDESTRILSENDSLAQALGKEHPGRVRGIGHGPTPTQLFRPSSQPPVDRAQVEEAQRMLCELHTEVTTEKLKRKAMEDELAAEKTKRQAVEDGLAAEKSKRQAIESVLSYLVQQQGGELPPDIAARMYSLNEHGGN, encoded by the exons ATGGTGAGAGACGCGTTGGAGAGTAAAACAAGGGAAGAAGAG TCACAAAAACAAGGGAGGACAGTTGGTAGGGGAGAAGTATGGATCCTAAAGCACAAACGACCTGATGGCAGCTATTTACACAAAGAAGCTCAGAGGATTGGT GAAAAAATAATAGAGATTGAGCAGCTGGATGAATCTACAAGAATATTGTCAGAAAATGATTCCCTTGCTCAAGCTCTCGGTAAGGAGCACCCAGGTAGAGTGCGTGGCATAGGACACGGGCCGACACCAACTCAACTATTCCGTCCGAGTTCGCAGCCGCCGGTGGATAGAGCTCAAGTAGAAGAGGCCCAAAGGATGTTGTGTGAACTACATACAGAGGTGACGActgaaaaattgaaaaggaaagcaATGGAGGATGAATTGGCAGCAGAGAAAACGAAGAGGCAAGCAGTGGAGGATGGATTGGCAGCAGAGAAATCGAAGAGGCAGGCAATCGAAAGTGTGCTGAGTTATCTGGTCCAACAGCAAGGTGGAGAGCTGCCACCAGACATCGCTGCACGGATGTATTCTCTGAATGAACATGGCGGGAATTAG